From Caulobacter segnis, a single genomic window includes:
- a CDS encoding chorismate mutase produces the protein MGSDATAATPSLEEVRWRLDAIDTELLKLLDERASLAGAVAAAKRASGDTGFGLRPGREAHIIRKLLATPRKAASDTLVIRIWREIMADNLARQGPYHLGVFGGRDAARTVELTRLRFGTAPRLSVVPSAQDALAIARSPWGVAVLPLAAETPWWGRLLAEPKLKVFAALPCLASWGPQAALAVAEVEVEPTGGDQTFWVTDSAKSPAAIVETLSQTDIAAELIAEAGGLKLFSLSGFFQADDPRLARAPGDLTGVIGAAPEQFDV, from the coding sequence ATGGGCAGCGACGCGACGGCCGCCACGCCGTCTCTCGAAGAGGTTCGATGGCGGCTCGACGCCATCGACACGGAACTCCTGAAGCTGCTGGACGAGCGCGCCAGCCTGGCCGGCGCCGTCGCGGCCGCCAAGCGCGCCTCCGGCGACACGGGCTTTGGCCTGCGCCCCGGCCGTGAAGCCCACATCATCCGCAAGCTGCTGGCGACGCCGCGCAAGGCCGCTTCCGACACCCTGGTGATCCGCATCTGGCGCGAGATCATGGCCGACAACCTGGCGCGCCAGGGCCCCTATCATCTGGGCGTGTTCGGCGGTCGCGACGCCGCGCGGACGGTCGAACTGACCCGCCTGCGCTTCGGCACGGCCCCGCGCCTGTCGGTCGTGCCTTCCGCCCAGGACGCCCTGGCCATCGCCCGCTCGCCGTGGGGCGTGGCCGTGCTGCCGCTGGCCGCCGAGACGCCCTGGTGGGGCCGCCTGCTGGCCGAACCGAAACTGAAGGTCTTCGCCGCCCTGCCCTGTCTGGCCAGCTGGGGCCCTCAAGCCGCTCTGGCCGTGGCCGAGGTCGAGGTCGAGCCCACCGGCGGCGACCAGACCTTCTGGGTCACCGACTCCGCCAAGAGCCCGGCCGCCATCGTCGAGACCCTGAGCCAGACCGACATCGCCGCCGAACTGATCGCCGAAGCCGGCGGTCTGAAGCTGTTCTCTCTGTCGGGCTTCTTCCAGGCCGACGACCCGAGGCTGGCGCGCGCTCCGGGAGACCTTACGGGCGTCATCGGGGCTGCGCCCGAACAGTTCGACGTGTAA
- the hisC gene encoding histidinol-phosphate transaminase, whose product MTAAPTDRFAAPRPVPKPGIMDIHAYVGGKSKVEGIAHPVKLSSNENILGSSDKAKQAYRDAVDRMHIYPDGKAGILRAAVAERFKLEPERLTFGDGSDEIFALLCQVYLEPGDNIVQGEHGFAAYAIGARACQGEVRMAKEINHRIDVDEVVKCVDERTRLVFIANPANPTGTWLTGEEIRALHAALPPSVILVLDGAYSEFCSDPRFEDGLDLARTVENVIVTRTFSKLHGLAALRVGWGYAPTHIIEPLERIRPPFNTSIPGQEAAVAALFDDDFQARSLALVEQWRPWMAQQLGGLGLEVTPSAANFVLATFPTTPGKTAREAEAFLASRGYLVRAVANYGLPDGIRITIGLEEQNRAVVDLLAEFMGR is encoded by the coding sequence ATGACCGCCGCCCCCACCGACCGCTTCGCCGCGCCCCGTCCCGTTCCCAAGCCCGGGATCATGGACATCCATGCCTATGTCGGCGGCAAGTCGAAGGTCGAGGGCATCGCCCATCCGGTGAAGCTGTCCAGCAACGAGAACATCCTGGGCAGCAGCGACAAGGCCAAGCAGGCCTATCGCGACGCCGTCGACCGGATGCACATCTATCCGGACGGCAAGGCCGGCATCCTGCGCGCCGCCGTGGCCGAACGCTTCAAGCTGGAGCCCGAGCGCCTGACCTTCGGCGACGGCAGCGACGAGATCTTCGCCCTGCTGTGCCAAGTCTATCTGGAGCCCGGCGACAACATCGTCCAGGGTGAGCACGGCTTCGCCGCCTACGCCATCGGGGCCCGCGCCTGCCAGGGCGAGGTGCGGATGGCCAAGGAGATCAATCACCGCATCGACGTCGACGAGGTGGTCAAGTGCGTCGACGAGCGCACGCGCCTGGTGTTCATCGCCAATCCCGCCAACCCGACCGGCACCTGGCTGACCGGCGAGGAGATCCGCGCCCTGCACGCGGCCTTGCCGCCATCGGTGATCCTGGTGCTGGACGGCGCCTATTCGGAGTTCTGCAGCGACCCGCGCTTCGAGGACGGCCTGGACCTGGCCCGCACCGTCGAGAACGTGATCGTCACCCGTACCTTCTCGAAGCTGCATGGCCTTGCCGCCCTGCGCGTGGGCTGGGGCTACGCCCCGACGCACATCATCGAGCCGCTGGAGCGCATCCGCCCGCCGTTCAACACCTCGATCCCCGGCCAGGAAGCCGCCGTCGCGGCCCTGTTCGACGACGACTTCCAGGCCCGCTCGCTGGCCCTGGTCGAGCAGTGGCGTCCGTGGATGGCCCAGCAGCTGGGCGGCCTGGGGCTGGAGGTGACGCCGTCGGCGGCCAACTTCGTCCTGGCCACCTTCCCGACCACGCCGGGCAAGACCGCCCGCGAAGCCGAGGCGTTCCTGGCCTCGCGCGGCTACCTGGTCCGCGCCGTGGCCAACTATGGCCTGCCCGACGGCATCCGGATCACCATCGGGCTGGAAGAGCAGAACCGCGCGGTCGTGGATCTCCTCGCCGAGTTCATGGGGCGCTAG
- a CDS encoding prephenate/arogenate dehydrogenase family protein, protein MSAPGLLYPKITVIGCGLIGGSVIRAAREHGVVGEVTVADASEANRARVVALGIAEHVTGDIADAVKDADLVVIATPVLSIPDLAAVVIPAMKAGATLTDVGSTKGNVAEAFRAQDLSKIYAIPGHPIAGTEQSGPDSGFAELFEGRWTILTPFDSDDEHYAKAVARLSAFWRAFGAQVELMDDKHHDLVLAVVSHLPHLIAYTIVGSAADLENVTENEVIKYSASGFRDFTRIAASDPTMWRDIFVANKDAVLEMLGRFTEDLQAMSRAIRWGDADTLHAHFTRTRAIRRGIVAAGQESALPNFGRDRGKH, encoded by the coding sequence ATGTCGGCGCCTGGCCTCCTCTATCCCAAGATCACCGTCATCGGCTGCGGCCTGATCGGCGGCTCGGTGATCCGCGCGGCCCGTGAACACGGCGTCGTCGGCGAGGTCACCGTGGCTGACGCCAGCGAGGCCAACCGCGCCCGCGTCGTCGCGCTTGGCATCGCCGAGCATGTCACCGGCGACATCGCCGACGCGGTCAAGGACGCCGACCTGGTGGTCATCGCCACGCCGGTGCTATCGATCCCCGACCTGGCCGCGGTCGTGATCCCGGCCATGAAGGCCGGCGCCACCCTGACCGACGTCGGCTCGACCAAGGGCAATGTCGCCGAGGCGTTCCGCGCCCAGGACCTGTCGAAGATCTACGCCATTCCGGGCCACCCGATCGCCGGCACCGAGCAGTCGGGTCCGGACTCCGGCTTCGCCGAGCTGTTCGAGGGGCGCTGGACGATCCTGACGCCGTTCGACAGCGACGACGAGCACTACGCCAAGGCCGTCGCCCGGCTGTCGGCCTTCTGGCGCGCCTTCGGGGCCCAGGTCGAGCTGATGGACGACAAGCACCACGACCTCGTCCTGGCCGTCGTCAGCCACCTGCCCCACCTGATCGCCTACACGATCGTGGGCAGCGCGGCGGACCTGGAGAACGTCACCGAGAACGAGGTGATCAAGTACTCGGCCTCGGGCTTCCGCGACTTCACCCGCATCGCCGCCAGCGACCCGACCATGTGGCGCGACATCTTCGTGGCCAACAAGGACGCGGTGCTGGAGATGCTGGGCCGCTTCACCGAGGACCTGCAGGCCATGAGCCGCGCGATCCGCTGGGGCGACGCCGACACCCTGCACGCCCATTTCACCCGCACCCGCGCCATCCGCCGGGGCATCGTGGCGGCCGGCCAGGAAAGCGCCCTGCCGAACTTCGGGCGCGATCGCGGCAAGCACTGA